CGAAGACAACGTCGGTATTACTATCATCTGCACCATTCTTTACGTGAAAACCAGTTCCATTAAAAAAGAATGTATAGAAAGAAACTGAATCTAACGTACCATCCCAGTTTACATCGAACTGCTTAACCTGAGTTCCATCATTGGATACTTCGAAAGTTGTATCAAAAGACGAAGTAGATGGGTTATATAAGTCAATTTGGAACCCGTTATTGACCAAGGATATACGATCTGCCGCCCCGTCCCAATTCATATCTCGCATGGAATAGCGTTTACTATTTGAAATACTGCTGGAGACTTCGTAATAAGGAATCGTGTAACTAACTGGAAAAGGTAACGGTGATCTAACAACATGTCCATCGGATAGATAGACATAGAGATTATTATCAGCAGAAAATGTAATCAGATCTAGATAACCATCTCCATTTGAATCAGCAAGAAAACGGTCCCCTTCCGTACCCGGTACGCCGATATAACTGGATGTAGTTGTTCTAATGGAAAAGTTTCCACCGCTATATCGCAAGAAAGAAATACTTAAATTTTTACTTCCATCTGGATTATCTGTCATTCTAACGTAATCAGCTATCCCGTCGCTGTCCATATCGACAAATTGCCGAAAGGAAGTCCCGATTCCCGGAATATTAAGTGTTATGGGATTTGTATTTAAATTTCCGCCCGTTGCCAAATAGATTAGGAAATTATTAGAAGTATCAGTTTGAATAAAATCGCTTTTCCCATCCGCATTTAAATCCACCAACCCTTGATAGGAATTTGGATTGGACTTTAGAATTGCCGGAATACTAATAGGATTAAAGTTTGCACCAGTTAAACTTAAACTTACATTTAATTCTACATTATCATTCTCTAAAGAAACAAAGTCTGAGATAAGATCCCCATCAATGTCCCCCTGAAAAACTTTCGACTTTTCATTGAAAGTAAACGTCTTTCCACCGATCGGCAATGTCGCACCGGGATTAGAGCTATCATATCGAACAAGTTGGTTACTCTGTTTATTGCCTGAAATCCATACAGGCTCTGGGGCTTTCTTTGGATTAAAAGTCGCGAGGAAGGTTTGAGAACCTACGATTCCATTGACGCACATATCACCAATGGAATCCATATAACCCCAGCAAGCCAAGCCAGCAAATCCACCAGAAATTGCCATACAAGTTGCATCCGCAGAACAAGCACATACTAAGGCCGCGAAATCACAATCTGACTTGATAGATGAATTTTCGAAACGATAACTCATGTCGATCGCGGAAGGAGAAGACTTAGAAGTGGATCCTACCGTCGGAGAGTCATTGTTATACTTGAAAGAAATGGGGCCGTAGTTTTTACGATCTAACCCAGCAAGCCGATTCTTTTTATCAAATAAATTATTGTCATAGGTAAGCGTATATTTCTCCGCTTCAACAACGGCTCCGTTGTCTTGTTTTTGCGTAACTGAGATAGATCGAATTCTCTTTGTTAAATTAGCTTGAATATTTAAGAAATTTGATTCTACCGCATCCGTACGATCTTCATTATCAAATTGGATGATTGTATTGCCTTGGTTGTATTCAATCCTATCTGGTATTGGCGTTCCGTTAGAAGAACTATAAGGTTGATACTTTATATTGTAACCATTTCCATGCAAATCTCTCACACGATTAAGTGCCCATATTCTGGAATTCCCGCTTAGATTTCGAATTGTTGCATTTGAATTAGGGTTTTCGGTAGAAACATCCTCCCCAAAATAATAACTTGTACCATTTCGATCCTGTGCTACCCAGGAATCGGATAATTTCTTAAATTGGAAAAACGATTCAATCTTAGTATGATAAACGTTTGTCGAGGTTTGAATTAATTTGCCAGCAAAGCTAACGTAAGCATCATTTCCATCATTGTGGATCCCTTTCGACGGATCGATTGAAATCGTTAAGAAACCTGATAGATCCCAACCGCCGCCTACTAATCCGTCGTTTTGTAATGAGTTATATTGCAATTCAATAGCCGGAGTTATGTCTTTGGTTCCTTTTGGAACCTGAATCGGAATGGAAGCATTCAATGCTCCAAAAGAATCAACGACAATCTCTGGGAGGGGTTGAGGGATTCCTGTTTCTGAGCTGGGACCGGAAAGAGAGAACATCTGTAAAAATGGAAAAGCGGCTATACTTGAAAAAACAATTAAGAGAGCGAGAACAACTTTAAGAATACTTGCGCGGGTTAAAATTGATGAGTCAAATTTCATTTTGTAGCTGGTTTCCTAAAAAGAGTCTGAATGTATCATATTGAGTCTTTTTTAAGCAACCCGAGTCAATGCTTTTTCGACATACTTTTATCAAATATATTCTCATTTTTTCCCTATTGAATTACTTTATTCATAATTCAGTTGCCTGTAGTTTAGATTCACTTGACTATAAGCCATTAGGTGAATTTTTGACTTATAGAAATCCTTTTCGCATTAATGATAATATATTATTCCTTAAAAATGCGAAATGCTGAAATTTATAAGTTAAATTGTCTCATATAATAAAGTTCCTTAAATTATGTTCAACTACCAGTTTTCCTCTCGTAAATACACGTTATTTGCTCTGCTTCTATTTTCCTCGTGGTTTGGCACCTCAACTATTGATTCCGCCGAAATTGTCCTGAAAGATGGATCAGCGTTCATTGGTAAACTCCAGGAAGAATCCGATATTCGAGTAAAATTCCTTTGGAAGGAAAAGAGTTACGAAATTCCGAGGAAGGATCTTTCTTCAATTGATCCGACAAAAACTGGATCAGATACATCTTATCACTACACCTCTTTCCAATTAAAAGACGGAAGCACAATCAAAGGAATTGTTGCAGAGGATACAGATAAGGAATTGATGATCAAAACTGATTTGGGCTTTATTCATATAGATAAGAACAAGATTCGATCTTCAGATGCACCCGAGGCTTTAAATCCTGTTTTAAATCCTAAGTATTTAAACACAGGTGATAAAAACTGGAATCACAAAATCGGATTTTCCATTCAAGCATTAGCGAATGGTTCTCCGCTAGGAGCTTCCAATCCAGCTACATTCGGTGGAGCGTTTTATTTGGAACCTGCTTTCTTTGAACTATTTAAGTTCAGACCAGGCATTCGATTGGAATACCAAGTATCTAATTCAAACGCATCAAATTACTCTTTTCTAAATCAATTCTTTTACTTCAACCGCTCTTATCGCATTGGTGAAAGTTTAATCTGGGATTTTTATTCTAATATTGGAATCGGATCATCGACCGTACAATATTCCGGTAACAGCCAGAAACTTTCGGGAACGAATCCGGCAGTTTATTTTGAAATCGGATGGCAAGGTCTTCAAATCAGGTCGGTTGTGTTTCGAACCGGAATTCGTTCAACTTGCATTTTTGAATCCAATGGTCAAGTCTGCAATGCTGGTATAGAATTCGGAGCTTTATTGATCTTATGATTCTACCTTACTTTAAATTCATGTTTAAGGAAATTGATATGAACAAAATCAAATCGATAATCAGTAAGCTATTATTAATTCTGATTACGATTGGTACATTTTCCAATTGTAAAAATGAAAAAAAGGGACCGAGTGATCTTGAGCTACTTTCTATATTACAATTATTATCTGGTTTCAGTCTTCCAGGACCAAAGCCGGAATGGACTCGAATATTAGGAGCCACTTCAGGAGGGGTTCAAGTTAAATCGATTACTTCCGATCCGAATAGCAATGTCTATGTAACGGGGCAAGCAGGTGGGAATGTGGATGGCCAAATTATCACAGGCTTTTATGATCTTTTTGTTACGAAATACAACTCTTCAGGTTCGAAGCAATGGACTAAATTAATGGGCGTTGCTGGAGACCAAACAATAGCTTACGGAATCACATCTGATGCTTTGGGAAATGTATATACAGTCGGAGAAACAAATGGAGCTTTAGATGGAGAAGCGTTCTTTGGAACTCCTGATTTCGCAGATCGTAATTTTTTCGTTGTTAAGTTTGATTCCAATGGGAATAAACAATGGACCCGATTGTTAGGCGTCACTGGCTATACTAGCGCTTCCTCAGTAACGACTGATACTCTTGGAAATGTCTACGTAACGGGTACATCAATAAGCGGCCTGGATGGACAAACTTTTTCAGGTGGCGGAGCTGGATATTTCATCGTAAAGTATAATTCTTCTGGAACAAAGCAATGGACAAAGTTATTTGCTGGTCCTAAGCCTACTGGAATAGCTTGTGATTCAAACGAAAGAATCTATTTAACTGGTTTAACTCTGACCACTATGGATGGAGTTGTTGTTAATGGAACAAATGATGCCTTTTTAATTCAATTTGATTCAAATGGGAATAAAGTTTGGACGAAACTAACAGGAGTAGCTGGAAAGGATACGCGCTCTAATGGAATTACAACGGATTCTTCTGGAAATATTTATCTTGCTGGATCCACAAACGGAAGTATTGACGATCAAATAAAATCCGGTGGTGTATTGGATTTGCTCATTATAAAATTTGATAGTAGTGGAAATCGAGTTTGGACTCGCCAAGTAGGCTTTACTGGTAATGCCTTTGCGGTTTCGAACAAGACCTCTACAGGTATGGGAGTCAAAGTTGGAAAAGATCAAGAACTGTATGTTACTGGTTTTACAAATGGCAATTTAGATAACCAAGCCCATTCTGATCCAACAAGTGATAAAAGAAATGTATTCCTCACTAAATACGATTTTCGTGGGAACAAAATTTGGACCTCGATTACCGGGCAAAAAGGATATATTTCCGAAGCTTATTCAATCGCAACCGATCCTCAAGGACATCCTTACTTAACGGGTTACACCAATGGACCTTTAAATGGGGAATCTCTTGCAGGTAGTGGATCAAATCTGTTCGTAATAAAATACTAATGCATTCTTATACCCTCAGCCTTCGGAACAACTCTCGAATGAAATATATACTTATTCTTTTACTATCCTTGTCCTTAATGAAGTGCGGACAATCTCCCCTTATTGACGGTTCAAATCTTGATACCCATAAGCTCGACGGTTTCCCTGTTGTGATTCCAGGCGCCACAAACGCTACGTTTATCTTTAAATGTAAAGCAGAGTCAACTGCTGCAATTGCATATGGGAAAGCAAGTATCGAAGGAGTAATGCCGAGCATTACAAATTCGAAAGATCATATTGTCGTAATCAATAACCTTGAAACTCAAACCAATTACTTTTACTCAGCCTTTTGTGGTGACTTACAATCCCCTCCCAATCCTTTGATGCTAACCTTCCAAACTCTTGTAAGTGATCAACCACAGAAAACACGAGGTATTTGGATCTTAGGAGGTCTCGGAGCTGGAATTTCTCCGATCGCACAAGTAGATTTGTATGACCCTGTAACGAACCAATGGTTAGCAGCAATTACGAACATCCCAACTCCAAGAGCCTACTCCAATATTGTTTCTCATCAGAATAAGATCTATGTTATGGGGGGCTTGGTAAAATCAGGAGTAACCTTCACGGCGGTTAATACCGTAAACGAATACGATCCATTCAATAACGTATGGAAAACAATGGTTTCGATGCCCGACACTCATCAAGGAGGAATCGCATTCTCATCTGGAAACGATATTTATATTATCTCCGGAACAACTTCAGCAGACATGACGACCGGAACCCTTGCAAACACGGTTTACAAGTTCACCCCTTCTTTAGGAACAAATGGAACGTGGCTGAAATATGTTTCTAACAGCGCAATTTTTCAAAGAGTGGATATGCCAGGTTGCGCGATTCAGGATACCTTATTTTATTCGGGCGGAAGGCGAAACACTGACGGTCTTCCATTTAACACATCAGATGCTTATATTCCGAGTGGGAATACAACCACATCCCTTGTTGAAGCAACTATTAGCCAGGCAAAGTATGGAGCCGCAATGGCTTGTTATCGTCCGAATCCAAAAGATACCTACCCTGCTGACCCAGCCGCCATCTTAATCGCTGGAGGATCAACGACCGCCGACGTGTTCCAACCCCCTACTTCGGTTACATCTTCCAATACATTTGATTACAGTTTAGCGACTACTTCCAACTATACAGCAGGAGGAATTTTACCAACTGCTCTTTATTATCCAGCAATGGAAGTCTCCTACGAACTCAGGAGAGCGTTTCTGTTCGGTGGGGCCAATCTCACAAATGTTCCGCAGGATAAAGTCTACTCCATGGACTTAGGAAACCCTACAACCACTCCCTGGAGAACAGAGACGATCACGCTACCCGTAGCTCGATACGGCCACAAAGCTGTAATTTTGAGTAGATAAAGATGAAGAATATTTTAAGTTTAATCTTACTTTCACTCATATTCTTCTCTGCTTCTATCTTTCCACAAAGTATAGGCGAAAATTCTTCTTATCAACAAATCAAAGACTTAATTGATTCGAATCGAGCTACGGAAGCGCAATCTTTGCTGGATGAATGGATCCGACTCGATCCAAATGACGCTACAATTCAACTCTATCAAACTGAAGTCTGGATTCGAATAGCAGATCAAAAATACAAAGACCGAAAGTTTAAGACAGCCTTTGTTTATTATGAAAAAGCTTTTGCCAACTGGCCGAACAACCCTTCGGTCCGTGCCAGATATATTGAATTGAAAGATAAGAGACTCGTTGATCATACAAACTCTACACCAATTCTAAAAACTCGATTTACAGCGTTTGGTTCTCAGGTCGGTGAGAATGGAGAAGTGATAGTTCCTTTCAAAGAAATGAACGAGTCTTTAAAACAAATTCGTGATGAGATTCATATTCTACAAGAGAAATCAAATTCATTTTATCTGACGCTATCTCTGATATCGGTTTCGATCTTACTTCAGTGTTTTATTTTATTGAGGTTAGGATTTCGTCGTTAGAAGGACCTTATATAATTTAGATCTTGAGTCAAATCGCACCATCAATTCATTCTCTGGACAATTCGGAAATCATTCGAGGATACTATCTTGGTATTTCGTGCATTTTTTAGTATTTCGCTTTACGTCATTGCGCTATCTTGCAACTCAATTTCCAATCAATCGCAAACTTATGCAGTGAGAAATACCGAGGCTCCTTCTCACCCTATGCCTCGCGAAGAGCTTGAAACAATCAAGGCATGTAATCTAAAACTCGATAGTTGCTTAAAATCATGTGATATAGAATATCCAGACATGAATCCTCGGGACCAAAGAAGAGGAAACTGCCGAGATTCATGTGTCAACAATCTCAAAGGATCGGACGGATGCTTAATCCATTACGAGACAGTGCGACCTAATAGATACAGAAGTAATATTGCTCCGTATCGTTAACTATCTGCTCACTTCACTTTTCTTTAAAGTCTCTCCATTAGTTTTACAGATAAACTACCGAATAAATTTCTAAAATTTAAGTTGTACCATTTCGAATTCCAAATCCTTTAACCGTATGAGAAAACTACGAGAAAAAATGATTTCGGACATGTACGCGTGCGGTTACTCCAAGAAGACAATCAAATCATACATCGAGTCGTTGCGAGGCCTACCGAATTCCATCGGAAATCCCCTTTAACGTTAAAGCCAATTGATATCTATAATTTTTTCTTACACCTCCGAAAACAGGAATTAAGCGATTCGACAGCTCTTGTCAACTACAGCGCGTTATCATTGTTTTATACACTTGCCAAGAAAAAATCTACTATGCGATTAATTCCGACTCCAAAGAAAAAACAATCTTCACACAGTTATATTCATCAGGTATTAGGATTGGAGAATTAGAACAATTAAAGGTAAGTTACATAGATTTTGAACAAAAGTCTATTTTCATCGTTGAAGGAAAAGGAAGTAAGCAACGATACGCAATACTCTCCACCAAGCCGCATATTTGCTAAATCAATATATTTAAAGTTACCACCCTACATCTTATCTCTTTTTCTCGTTTACTAAGGGTAAAAATTTCCATATTAACGTTAGATGAATTCAAATAAAATTTAAAGAAATCAGCAAGGTCTCCGGAATTCTCAAGAAAGCCAGCGTCCATAGCTTAAGGCATTCGTTCGCAACTCACCTATTAGAAGATGGCTATAGTATATTTTACATTCAGAAATCATTAGGTCACACCGCGTTAAATAGCACACTAATTTATCTTCATGCAAGCCCACAGTATTTACTACAAATACCAAGTCCGATGGAAAAGATTAATTCCGCAAAAATGAGCGTTTTTGAAACGGATACGCAGCATGGACTATCGTTACAAATACCTTAGACCTTTTTCGCGTTAAATCCAATTCTATTATTTCCGAATTTAAAGCAATTGCACATAGATTACAAGTCGGTCTCCTTTTAATTTCATCCAGATAAAATTAACAACTCTTCCATATCTTCGAATTCTACCGAGACCTGTAGATTTTCGTCCGAATGCTCTATTTTTTTTGCAAAGAGACTTTCCGTCAAAGCTCACCGAAGAAAATATGAGCTGAAAATTTTGATTTTTATACGTTCTTAGAGAATACATCTGCAAATTTCTTTTTAAATAATTTAAAATCGAACATCTACAAAATGCCCTTCCCAAAGAATTTCAACATTTTAATAATCGACGCTTAACGCTATAAATGCGATCTTTTGAAGAAAGGATATAATCAAATATCAAAAATGAAAAAACAAAGAATTTCGGAAATAAATCTTACCAATGAAAAGCGTTTTATCTCATCTGCAAGGGCACAAAATTGGGACATTACGTTCGATTCACTAATTAAATATCTTTCAAAACACACCAATAAGTATCCAAGTCAACGGAATAAGGATTTAACAGCCCATC
This is a stretch of genomic DNA from Leptospira tipperaryensis. It encodes these proteins:
- a CDS encoding LA_3334 family protein, which gives rise to MFNYQFSSRKYTLFALLLFSSWFGTSTIDSAEIVLKDGSAFIGKLQEESDIRVKFLWKEKSYEIPRKDLSSIDPTKTGSDTSYHYTSFQLKDGSTIKGIVAEDTDKELMIKTDLGFIHIDKNKIRSSDAPEALNPVLNPKYLNTGDKNWNHKIGFSIQALANGSPLGASNPATFGGAFYLEPAFFELFKFRPGIRLEYQVSNSNASNYSFLNQFFYFNRSYRIGESLIWDFYSNIGIGSSTVQYSGNSQKLSGTNPAVYFEIGWQGLQIRSVVFRTGIRSTCIFESNGQVCNAGIEFGALLIL
- a CDS encoding SBBP repeat-containing protein → MNKIKSIISKLLLILITIGTFSNCKNEKKGPSDLELLSILQLLSGFSLPGPKPEWTRILGATSGGVQVKSITSDPNSNVYVTGQAGGNVDGQIITGFYDLFVTKYNSSGSKQWTKLMGVAGDQTIAYGITSDALGNVYTVGETNGALDGEAFFGTPDFADRNFFVVKFDSNGNKQWTRLLGVTGYTSASSVTTDTLGNVYVTGTSISGLDGQTFSGGGAGYFIVKYNSSGTKQWTKLFAGPKPTGIACDSNERIYLTGLTLTTMDGVVVNGTNDAFLIQFDSNGNKVWTKLTGVAGKDTRSNGITTDSSGNIYLAGSTNGSIDDQIKSGGVLDLLIIKFDSSGNRVWTRQVGFTGNAFAVSNKTSTGMGVKVGKDQELYVTGFTNGNLDNQAHSDPTSDKRNVFLTKYDFRGNKIWTSITGQKGYISEAYSIATDPQGHPYLTGYTNGPLNGESLAGSGSNLFVIKY
- a CDS encoding kelch repeat-containing protein; the encoded protein is MKYILILLLSLSLMKCGQSPLIDGSNLDTHKLDGFPVVIPGATNATFIFKCKAESTAAIAYGKASIEGVMPSITNSKDHIVVINNLETQTNYFYSAFCGDLQSPPNPLMLTFQTLVSDQPQKTRGIWILGGLGAGISPIAQVDLYDPVTNQWLAAITNIPTPRAYSNIVSHQNKIYVMGGLVKSGVTFTAVNTVNEYDPFNNVWKTMVSMPDTHQGGIAFSSGNDIYIISGTTSADMTTGTLANTVYKFTPSLGTNGTWLKYVSNSAIFQRVDMPGCAIQDTLFYSGGRRNTDGLPFNTSDAYIPSGNTTTSLVEATISQAKYGAAMACYRPNPKDTYPADPAAILIAGGSTTADVFQPPTSVTSSNTFDYSLATTSNYTAGGILPTALYYPAMEVSYELRRAFLFGGANLTNVPQDKVYSMDLGNPTTTPWRTETITLPVARYGHKAVILSR
- a CDS encoding tetratricopeptide repeat protein, whose product is MKNILSLILLSLIFFSASIFPQSIGENSSYQQIKDLIDSNRATEAQSLLDEWIRLDPNDATIQLYQTEVWIRIADQKYKDRKFKTAFVYYEKAFANWPNNPSVRARYIELKDKRLVDHTNSTPILKTRFTAFGSQVGENGEVIVPFKEMNESLKQIRDEIHILQEKSNSFYLTLSLISVSILLQCFILLRLGFRR